Proteins encoded in a region of the Mucispirillum schaedleri ASF457 genome:
- a CDS encoding IS3 family transposase: MFKKAGSLNAVKGTESSTEKAQIITALRLYYSLDILLSVSNMKRSTYYYNVKKPAALDKYAEVKTSILEIYEKSNKTYGYPRISKVLEKLGYTYDRKTVYKLMKELKISSLIRVKKRYKQGRVSHICSNKLNRAFTSERPCLKWVTDVAEIKINNEKVYLSAIMDLYNREITAYSVSKYNNEEMVIDNLKQAIDKTKDTTGLMIHSDQGILYQANQFRKLLKENNIEQSMSRRGNCYDNAVMESFFATLKCELVYINKFKNIEQFKYELEKYIDFYNNYRIKANGLTPLQEKEIYLVA; this comes from the coding sequence ATATTTAAAAAAGCTGGAAGCCTTAATGCAGTCAAAGGAACAGAGAGTTCAACAGAAAAAGCACAAATAATAACTGCATTAAGGCTGTATTACAGTTTGGATATCCTGTTGTCTGTGAGTAATATGAAAAGAAGCACTTACTATTATAATGTTAAAAAGCCTGCTGCATTAGATAAATATGCAGAAGTCAAGACATCTATATTAGAAATATATGAAAAATCTAACAAGACTTATGGTTATCCAAGAATATCAAAGGTATTAGAGAAACTGGGTTATACTTATGACAGGAAGACAGTGTATAAATTGATGAAAGAACTAAAAATTTCATCACTAATCAGGGTTAAGAAAAGGTATAAACAAGGCAGAGTAAGTCATATATGCAGCAATAAATTAAACAGAGCCTTTACAAGTGAGAGACCATGTTTAAAATGGGTAACAGATGTGGCAGAGATAAAAATTAATAATGAAAAGGTGTATTTATCAGCAATAATGGATTTGTATAACAGAGAAATAACAGCATACAGTGTAAGCAAATATAATAATGAAGAAATGGTAATAGATAATTTAAAACAGGCAATAGATAAAACAAAAGATACAACAGGGTTAATGATACATTCAGACCAGGGTATATTATATCAGGCTAATCAATTTAGAAAGTTATTAAAGGAAAATAATATAGAGCAGAGTATGTCAAGGCGTGGCAACTGCTATGATAATGCTGTTATGGAAAGTTTCTTTGCTACTTTAAAATGTGAATTGGTTTATATTAACAAATTCAAAAATATAGAACAGTTTAAATATGAACTTGAAAAATATATTGATTTCTATAATAATTACAGAATAAAAGCTAATGGACTTACACCTTTACAGGAAAAAGAAATTTATTTAGTGGCTTAG
- the gatB gene encoding Asp-tRNA(Asn)/Glu-tRNA(Gln) amidotransferase subunit GatB translates to MSYIIKGRTCDYEVVIGLEVHCQVISNAKLFSGASAASGGTPNDNVAFIDAGFPGMLPVVNKFCVEQAVKTGLGLNAVINKESVFARKNYFYADLPQGYQISQFDKPIVGNGSLEIELEDGSTKTIGIERLHLEQDAGKSIHDMLSGKSCIDLNRSGVALMEIVSKPDMSSPYEAGAYLTKLRSIVRYLETCDGNMNEGSMRCDANVSVRPAGSTELRTRCEIKNVNSIRYLMQAIEYEANRHVDAYDNGEEIYQETRLFNAHKKETRSMRGKENANDYRYFPDPDLAFPLIVSDELLEAVKSSMPEMPDEKSKRFMAEYKLSEDDAKRLVAEKSVAEYFEEAVREKGSDAKKAASLILVELAAIMGEKQVDNIRDLKTTASRLGRITALVEDGTIGLRIAKELLPMIEETDKEPEAIIDEKGLKQVSDTKEIEKIIDKIIADNPKNVEDYKAGKEKLFGFFVGQAMKATQGKANPGIINNILKEKLK, encoded by the coding sequence ATGAGTTACATAATAAAAGGAAGAACATGCGACTATGAAGTTGTAATAGGTCTTGAAGTTCACTGTCAGGTTATATCAAATGCAAAACTTTTTTCTGGTGCTTCTGCTGCAAGCGGTGGAACACCTAATGATAATGTGGCATTTATTGATGCGGGGTTTCCCGGAATGCTGCCTGTTGTAAATAAATTTTGTGTAGAGCAGGCAGTAAAAACAGGGCTTGGATTAAATGCAGTGATTAATAAAGAATCAGTTTTTGCAAGAAAAAACTATTTTTATGCAGATTTGCCACAGGGTTATCAAATAAGCCAGTTTGATAAACCAATAGTTGGCAACGGCAGTCTTGAAATAGAGCTTGAAGACGGCTCTACTAAAACAATAGGTATTGAAAGGCTGCATTTAGAGCAGGATGCTGGTAAATCAATACACGATATGCTTTCAGGCAAAAGCTGTATAGATTTAAACCGCTCTGGTGTTGCATTGATGGAGATAGTTTCTAAACCAGATATGAGTTCACCTTATGAAGCAGGTGCTTATCTTACAAAATTAAGAAGTATTGTCCGTTATCTTGAAACATGTGATGGCAATATGAATGAAGGTTCTATGAGATGCGATGCCAATGTATCTGTTAGACCTGCTGGCTCTACTGAGCTTAGAACAAGATGCGAAATAAAAAATGTAAACTCTATCCGCTATCTTATGCAGGCTATTGAATATGAAGCAAACCGCCATGTAGATGCTTATGACAATGGAGAAGAAATATATCAGGAAACAAGGCTTTTTAATGCACATAAAAAAGAAACAAGAAGTATGAGGGGTAAAGAAAATGCTAATGATTACAGGTATTTTCCAGACCCTGATTTAGCTTTTCCTTTAATAGTTAGTGATGAACTTCTTGAAGCAGTAAAAAGCAGTATGCCTGAAATGCCTGATGAAAAATCAAAACGATTTATGGCAGAATATAAATTAAGTGAAGATGATGCTAAAAGGCTTGTTGCAGAAAAATCTGTTGCAGAATATTTTGAAGAAGCAGTTAGAGAAAAAGGCAGTGATGCAAAGAAAGCTGCATCATTAATCCTTGTAGAGCTTGCAGCCATTATGGGTGAAAAACAGGTTGATAATATTAGAGATTTAAAAACTACTGCTTCCCGATTAGGCAGAATTACAGCATTAGTTGAAGATGGCACAATAGGTTTAAGGATAGCAAAAGAGCTTTTGCCTATGATTGAAGAAACTGATAAAGAGCCTGAAGCTATTATTGATGAAAAAGGTTTAAAACAGGTATCAGATACAAAAGAAATAGAAAAAATTATTGATAAAATTATTGCTGATAACCCTAAAAATGTGGAAGACTATAAAGCTGGTAAAGAAAAACTTTTTGGTTTTTTTGTTGGTCAGGCAATGAAAGCTACACAGGGTAAAGCAAACCCCGGAATTATTAATAATATACTAAAAGAAAAGTTAAAATAA
- the gatA gene encoding Asp-tRNA(Asn)/Glu-tRNA(Gln) amidotransferase subunit GatA, with amino-acid sequence MADITSLSIAELSKGLNNKEFSSTEVTKAYIEKMENGRKYNAFITETAEYALRQAAESDKRISGGKRLSDLDGVPLGIKDLFCTENIRTTAASRILENFVPPYESTVTSKLLKAGSVFIGKTNLDEFAMGGANLTSYFGQAVNPVKRLDGAEVVTGGSSGGSAAAVAAGMCAGATGTDTGGSIRQPAAFCGIVGIKPTYGRCSRYGIIAYASSLDQAGPMTKTVEDAAIMLEQMAGFDEFDSTSANIAVPDFKATLKNGVKGLKIGMPKEFLNNDLNAEIAATWQEGKEILEKAGAEVKEISLPNMKYALAAYYIIAPAEASSNLARYDGVRFGLRVEGSSLDEMYENTRSAGFGAEVKRRIMIGTYVLSAGYYDAYYLKALNVRKLIRQDYINAFKDVDAILTPVAPTTAFTIEESKTFDPVTNYLQDAFTVPVNLAKLPAISVPLKTSENGLPIGLQLIGKDFDEETLFKGAYVLEQNNSWSRK; translated from the coding sequence ATGGCAGATATAACATCATTATCAATAGCAGAACTTTCAAAAGGGTTGAATAATAAAGAGTTTTCTTCAACAGAAGTTACAAAAGCATATATAGAAAAAATGGAAAATGGAAGAAAGTATAATGCTTTTATTACTGAAACGGCAGAATATGCTTTAAGACAGGCAGCAGAAAGCGATAAAAGAATATCTGGTGGCAAAAGACTTTCAGATTTAGATGGCGTGCCGCTTGGTATAAAAGACTTATTCTGCACAGAAAATATTAGAACTACTGCTGCAAGCAGAATATTAGAAAATTTTGTTCCCCCTTATGAATCAACAGTTACATCAAAACTTTTAAAAGCAGGCAGTGTTTTTATTGGTAAAACTAATCTTGATGAGTTTGCTATGGGTGGAGCTAACTTAACAAGTTATTTTGGTCAGGCAGTAAACCCTGTGAAAAGACTTGATGGAGCAGAAGTTGTAACAGGTGGCTCATCAGGCGGCTCAGCTGCTGCAGTTGCTGCTGGTATGTGTGCAGGAGCAACAGGAACAGATACAGGCGGCTCTATTCGTCAGCCTGCTGCATTTTGCGGTATTGTGGGTATTAAGCCAACATATGGCAGATGTTCCCGTTATGGAATAATTGCTTATGCTTCATCACTTGATCAGGCAGGACCTATGACTAAAACTGTAGAAGATGCAGCAATAATGCTTGAACAAATGGCAGGGTTTGATGAATTTGATTCAACAAGTGCAAATATTGCAGTGCCAGATTTTAAAGCCACACTGAAAAATGGTGTTAAAGGCTTAAAAATAGGTATGCCGAAAGAATTTTTAAATAATGACTTAAATGCAGAAATTGCTGCCACATGGCAGGAAGGAAAAGAAATATTAGAAAAAGCAGGGGCAGAAGTAAAAGAAATATCACTTCCTAATATGAAATATGCTCTTGCTGCATATTATATTATTGCACCAGCTGAGGCTTCGTCTAATCTGGCAAGATATGATGGTGTCCGCTTTGGTTTAAGAGTTGAAGGCTCATCTCTTGATGAAATGTATGAAAATACAAGAAGTGCAGGGTTTGGTGCAGAAGTGAAAAGGCGTATTATGATAGGCACTTATGTTTTATCAGCAGGATATTATGATGCATATTATTTAAAAGCATTAAATGTCCGCAAACTTATTAGACAGGATTATATTAATGCATTTAAAGATGTAGATGCGATTTTAACACCTGTTGCACCTACAACTGCTTTTACAATAGAAGAGAGTAAAACATTTGACCCAGTAACAAACTATCTGCAGGATGCTTTTACAGTGCCAGTAAACTTAGCAAAACTTCCTGCAATATCAGTGCCTTTAAAAACATCAGAAAACGGACTGCCTATCGGTTTACAGCTTATTGGTAAAGACTTTGATGAAGAAACTCTTTTTAAAGGTGCTTATGTGCTGGAACAAAATAATAGTTGGAGCAGAAAATAA
- the gatC gene encoding Asp-tRNA(Asn)/Glu-tRNA(Gln) amidotransferase subunit GatC: MDTKEINHIAKLARLKFYESGVDSMAKDLNDILKWMDILQSADTSSVNGIEEAAPLRQREDKVTTGNLSEKLMKNAYEPYEHFFTVPKVVE, encoded by the coding sequence ATGGATACAAAAGAAATTAATCATATTGCCAAACTTGCCCGCTTAAAATTTTATGAAAGCGGTGTAGACAGTATGGCAAAAGACTTAAATGACATTTTAAAGTGGATGGATATTTTACAAAGTGCAGATACATCTTCTGTTAATGGTATAGAAGAAGCGGCACCATTAAGGCAGAGAGAAGATAAAGTTACTACTGGCAATTTGTCAGAAAAACTTATGAAAAATGCTTATGAGCCATACGAGCATTTTTTTACTGTTCCTAAGGTGGTGGAATAA
- a CDS encoding aldehyde dehydrogenase family protein, whose amino-acid sequence MKNIVPAMREFFKSGETLSIKYRLEQLKALKKTLLKYDEALLQALHDDLNKSSFDSIITETGIVMEELNYYIKHLKKIAKPKKIKVPLTLQPAKSSIHYEPYGVVLIISPWNYPVQLTLSPLIAAIAAGNCALVKLSEFSENTSLILSQIINETFSREYVRAVRGDAVAGAALLLERFDYIFFTGNQNVGKIVMKSASSNLTPVTLELGGKSPCIVDLCADIKDTAKKIIWGKVLNAGQTCVAPDYILCHSRIKNELIGAMTAESSMIFGAHSSKHEEFPKIISKKHFERAARLIDSSKVVFGGVIDPQKLKIDLTIMDNVTYSDKVMQEEIFAPILPVIEYTNINDVIDQLKSLEKPLALYIFTKDKTVENKIISNISFGGGAVNDVVMHIANSYAPFGGVGASGIGAYHGKYSFETFSHQKHIYKKYSFFDNKLRFFPKGNKEKLVRFWYYR is encoded by the coding sequence ATGAAAAATATTGTGCCTGCTATGCGGGAGTTTTTTAAAAGTGGCGAGACATTAAGCATAAAATATAGATTAGAACAGCTGAAAGCATTGAAAAAAACACTGCTTAAATATGATGAAGCACTTTTACAGGCTTTGCATGATGATTTAAATAAATCTTCCTTTGATTCCATTATAACAGAAACTGGTATTGTTATGGAAGAACTTAACTATTATATAAAACACCTTAAAAAAATTGCTAAACCTAAAAAAATAAAAGTTCCACTAACGCTTCAGCCTGCAAAAAGCAGTATCCACTATGAGCCTTATGGTGTAGTTTTAATTATTTCTCCGTGGAATTATCCTGTGCAGCTTACATTATCCCCTTTAATAGCAGCAATTGCAGCAGGCAACTGTGCATTAGTTAAACTTTCAGAATTTTCTGAAAATACATCTTTAATACTTTCTCAGATAATAAATGAAACATTTTCAAGAGAGTATGTAAGAGCAGTAAGGGGAGATGCAGTTGCAGGAGCTGCTTTGCTTTTAGAAAGGTTTGACTATATATTTTTTACAGGAAACCAAAATGTTGGTAAAATAGTAATGAAATCAGCAAGCAGTAATTTAACCCCTGTTACATTAGAGTTAGGTGGCAAAAGTCCATGTATTGTTGATTTATGTGCAGATATAAAAGATACAGCTAAAAAAATAATATGGGGTAAGGTATTAAATGCTGGTCAGACTTGTGTTGCTCCAGACTATATTCTCTGCCATTCAAGAATAAAAAATGAATTAATAGGAGCAATGACAGCAGAAAGTTCTATGATTTTTGGTGCTCATTCATCAAAGCATGAAGAATTTCCTAAAATTATATCAAAAAAGCATTTTGAAAGGGCAGCCCGTCTTATAGACAGCTCAAAAGTTGTGTTTGGCGGTGTAATTGACCCGCAGAAATTAAAAATTGATTTAACTATTATGGATAATGTAACATACAGCGATAAAGTAATGCAGGAAGAAATATTTGCACCTATCCTGCCCGTAATAGAATACACTAATATTAATGATGTGATAGACCAGTTAAAATCTCTTGAAAAACCACTTGCACTTTATATTTTTACAAAAGATAAGACAGTTGAAAATAAAATAATCAGTAATATTTCTTTTGGCGGTGGTGCAGTAAATGATGTTGTAATGCATATTGCTAACAGCTATGCACCTTTTGGCGGAGTAGGAGCCAGCGGTATAGGTGCATATCATGGAAAATACAGCTTTGAAACATTTTCTCACCAAAAGCATATATATAAAAAATATTCTTTTTTTGATAATAAGTTACGGTTTTTTCCAAAAGGAAATAAAGAAAAATTAGTAAGATTTTGGTATTACAGATAA
- a CDS encoding DNA recombination protein RmuC: protein MSNTVYIISIFISGMVFGALFVWFITRLISKRSDEKFNAALDEATALLKSNFAEISLDTLSKTTDMLSGRLQSECEISAKEISGQKEIIEKRIETLNSELLKLTGLINTMENARNMQMGELKSIIDDSRAKTRELFHVTSGLKETLSSKQCRGQWAERMADDVLSYAGLKEGINYTRQQKSEATGKRPDFTFLLPNGTTLNMDVKFPYENYKRYIEAPENEKALYVKEFIKDVKNHIKAISGREYIDTENGTVNCAIMFIPNEKIYSFIFETAPELLDMASKEGIMICSPVTTISVLAVIRQAAENFAVEKRAKELMQAMSAFRKEWVKYSDGFIKLGDLIGKVSSEYDSLRTTRNNKLESSMNKLEALKSDEIE from the coding sequence ATGTCAAATACAGTATATATTATTAGTATATTTATTTCTGGTATGGTATTTGGTGCATTATTTGTATGGTTTATCACAAGACTAATATCTAAACGCAGTGATGAAAAGTTTAATGCAGCTCTTGATGAAGCAACTGCTCTTTTAAAAAGCAATTTTGCAGAAATCTCACTTGATACTTTATCAAAAACTACGGATATGCTTTCTGGCAGGCTCCAAAGTGAGTGTGAAATATCAGCAAAAGAAATAAGCGGTCAGAAAGAGATTATAGAAAAACGCATAGAAACATTAAACAGTGAGCTTTTGAAATTAACAGGTCTTATTAATACTATGGAAAATGCAAGAAATATGCAGATGGGTGAATTAAAAAGCATTATAGATGACAGCCGTGCTAAAACAAGAGAGCTTTTCCATGTTACAAGCGGTTTAAAAGAAACACTTTCATCAAAGCAGTGCAGGGGTCAGTGGGCAGAGCGTATGGCAGATGATGTATTAAGCTATGCTGGACTTAAAGAAGGCATAAACTATACCCGCCAGCAGAAAAGTGAAGCTACAGGAAAAAGACCTGATTTTACATTTTTACTTCCTAACGGCACAACTTTAAATATGGATGTAAAATTTCCTTATGAAAATTATAAAAGATATATAGAAGCTCCAGAAAATGAAAAAGCACTTTATGTAAAAGAGTTTATAAAAGATGTAAAAAACCATATAAAAGCAATTTCTGGCAGAGAATATATTGATACAGAAAACGGCACTGTAAACTGTGCCATAATGTTTATTCCTAATGAAAAAATATATTCATTTATTTTTGAAACAGCACCAGAACTTTTAGATATGGCATCAAAAGAAGGTATTATGATATGCTCTCCTGTTACAACAATATCAGTTTTGGCAGTTATCAGACAGGCAGCAGAAAATTTTGCTGTGGAAAAGCGGGCAAAAGAATTAATGCAGGCAATGAGTGCTTTTCGTAAAGAATGGGTAAAATATTCAGACGGCTTTATAAAACTTGGTGATTTAATAGGCAAAGTATCTTCAGAATATGACAGTTTAAGGACTACAAGAAATAATAAATTAGAATCTTCAATGAATAAGCTGGAGGCTTTAAAAAGTGATGAAATTGAATAA
- a CDS encoding AAA family ATPase has protein sequence MKFNKLYLHGFKSFVDKTTVDFPDGITAIVGPNGSGKSNIMDAVRWVFGEQNAKELRGAEMEDIVFNGSQKRKPAGFAEVGLTLSEIDEAVAAKYGTFSEITITRKFYKTGEREYYINNRKCRLKDIKDIFMDTGLGARSISIIEQGKVDKIINASPEELRFFLEETAGVTKFKDKKKEAERRLQQTRDNLDRVTDIIEEIVTQMQSLSSQVEQLKIYEELQSNFKRLEQSYLCTSYYIKAEDSSKLKSFLIEKKQNLENMLAKYAELVRIENVANNDYNTRQEEYEHLQEKRVQTATKKANTEGDIKALETKIASSDDIKASLQASIKQESARYEEMAESIESLEDELDTASDALEFVGDKLAELSDIIDDLISQKEDIEDEFQETDTAYIEYTGTVTNKRNELIRVEAGYEHIKQDIERLKKEQQSINDAFNEAAYKKDSFYQEMDNLKFKMMQNEENLNTAKENTENLKEQKEKEKAKNRELKAEIKSCENNIAFFNKQLEAATSFNDDTAVLKPYIAGLLIDFLLDMEYTKLIDIGDVIVFNDERKDELFEKISTLNSSVKFVFKSDIENISSNLKNMQVNEVYKNIYLVNNIYRKAGEEDKGFQIISLKESILDAEREIDRLGADIYETEKIIGYIDNHLEEQINILNDMQAVYNNSRDAFLKKEAEYTGVLQEYERLEKRKSTLAKEIELSDITLSENIKKIGNLKDNINIASQKQAELEEKRSCLEEKLELIKDNLDEKRQEHTEIKIQYAQKEEKTNSLKRELKSKRSIREEVKNNIEKLEERLHHLLNIDEIKWNEELELLKEKLDNLSKDVLSLEDEVRNASLMLDEMRQNIEDIRNKAENINAEIKTGDDEIRKYELDLAGITSVLEASAAQYMEKYGLEISHDYLTYADMEREPRKIKEAMNKIESRLDDLGPINLNALNDYRDAEERYKFLTDQRNDLEGSIDDINSFIHETDEATVRMFEETFNSVKDKFVEVFHILFGNGEAELKLTDPDNMLISGVEIYIQPPGKRLQHMGLLSGGEKALTAMTLLFALFLQRPTPFCFLDEVDAPLDDANVERYVGMVKALSDKTQFILITHNHNTMSIADSIYGVAMQEYGVSTILSVTLEQMARAGR, from the coding sequence ATGAAATTTAATAAATTATACCTTCACGGTTTCAAATCATTTGTAGATAAAACAACAGTAGATTTTCCTGATGGAATAACTGCTATTGTAGGTCCTAATGGCAGTGGAAAAAGTAATATAATGGATGCTGTCCGCTGGGTATTTGGTGAGCAGAATGCAAAAGAGCTTCGTGGTGCTGAAATGGAAGATATTGTATTTAACGGCTCACAAAAAAGAAAACCTGCTGGTTTTGCAGAAGTAGGTCTTACTTTATCAGAAATTGATGAGGCAGTTGCTGCAAAATACGGCACATTTTCAGAAATAACAATTACCCGCAAATTTTATAAAACTGGTGAAAGAGAATATTATATAAATAACAGGAAATGCCGCCTAAAAGATATTAAAGATATATTTATGGATACAGGGCTTGGTGCTAGAAGTATATCTATTATTGAGCAGGGCAAAGTTGATAAGATAATTAATGCAAGCCCTGAAGAACTGCGTTTTTTTCTAGAAGAAACTGCGGGTGTTACAAAATTTAAAGATAAGAAAAAAGAAGCAGAAAGAAGACTGCAGCAGACAAGGGATAATCTTGACAGAGTAACAGATATTATTGAAGAAATTGTTACACAGATGCAGTCATTATCATCTCAGGTGGAGCAGCTGAAAATTTATGAAGAGCTGCAAAGCAATTTCAAAAGGCTTGAACAGTCATATCTTTGCACATCTTACTACATAAAAGCAGAAGACAGCAGTAAGTTAAAATCTTTTTTAATTGAGAAAAAGCAGAATTTAGAAAATATGCTTGCAAAATATGCAGAACTTGTCCGCATAGAAAATGTAGCAAATAATGACTATAACACTAGACAGGAAGAATATGAGCATTTGCAGGAAAAAAGAGTGCAGACTGCTACAAAAAAAGCAAATACAGAAGGCGATATTAAAGCTCTTGAAACTAAAATTGCATCAAGTGATGATATAAAAGCAAGTTTACAGGCAAGCATTAAACAGGAAAGTGCAAGATATGAAGAAATGGCAGAAAGTATAGAAAGCCTTGAAGATGAGCTTGATACTGCAAGTGATGCTTTAGAGTTTGTAGGAGATAAACTTGCAGAACTGTCTGATATTATTGATGATTTAATAAGCCAGAAAGAAGATATAGAAGATGAATTTCAGGAAACAGATACTGCTTATATAGAATATACTGGCACTGTTACAAATAAGCGGAATGAGCTTATAAGGGTAGAAGCAGGTTATGAACATATAAAGCAGGATATAGAAAGGCTTAAAAAAGAGCAGCAGTCTATAAATGATGCTTTTAATGAAGCTGCTTATAAAAAAGATAGTTTTTATCAGGAAATGGATAACTTAAAGTTTAAAATGATGCAGAATGAAGAAAACTTAAATACTGCAAAAGAAAATACTGAAAATTTAAAAGAACAGAAAGAAAAAGAAAAAGCAAAAAACAGAGAATTAAAAGCAGAAATAAAAAGCTGTGAAAATAATATAGCATTTTTTAATAAACAGCTTGAGGCTGCTACTTCTTTTAATGATGATACTGCAGTATTAAAGCCATATATTGCAGGGCTTTTAATTGATTTTTTATTGGATATGGAATACACAAAACTTATAGATATTGGTGATGTGATAGTATTTAATGATGAACGAAAAGATGAGCTTTTTGAAAAAATATCTACACTTAATTCTTCTGTAAAATTTGTTTTTAAAAGTGATATAGAAAATATAAGCAGTAATCTTAAAAATATGCAGGTAAATGAAGTTTATAAAAATATTTATCTTGTTAATAATATTTATAGAAAAGCAGGGGAAGAAGATAAAGGGTTTCAGATTATATCTTTAAAAGAAAGTATACTAGATGCAGAAAGAGAAATAGACAGGCTTGGTGCAGATATTTATGAAACAGAAAAAATTATTGGCTATATAGATAATCATTTAGAAGAACAGATAAATATTTTAAATGATATGCAGGCAGTATATAATAATTCAAGAGATGCTTTTCTTAAAAAAGAAGCAGAATATACTGGTGTTTTGCAGGAATATGAAAGGCTTGAAAAAAGAAAAAGCACTCTTGCAAAGGAAATAGAGCTTTCAGACATTACTTTATCAGAAAATATTAAAAAGATAGGAAATTTGAAAGATAATATTAATATTGCAAGCCAAAAGCAGGCAGAGTTAGAAGAAAAACGCTCATGTCTTGAAGAAAAGCTGGAGCTGATAAAAGATAACTTAGATGAAAAAAGACAGGAACATACAGAAATAAAAATACAGTATGCTCAGAAAGAAGAAAAGACAAATTCTCTTAAAAGAGAGCTTAAAAGTAAAAGAAGCATCAGGGAAGAAGTAAAAAATAATATAGAAAAACTTGAAGAAAGATTGCATCATCTTTTAAATATAGATGAAATAAAATGGAATGAAGAACTGGAGCTTTTGAAAGAAAAACTTGATAATTTATCAAAAGATGTTCTGTCATTAGAAGATGAAGTGCGAAATGCTTCCCTAATGCTTGATGAAATGCGTCAAAATATAGAAGATATTAGAAACAAAGCAGAAAATATTAATGCAGAAATCAAAACTGGTGATGATGAAATCCGTAAATATGAGCTTGATTTAGCAGGTATTACTTCTGTTTTAGAAGCAAGTGCAGCACAGTATATGGAAAAATATGGATTAGAAATATCCCATGATTATTTAACTTATGCAGATATGGAAAGAGAGCCCAGAAAAATAAAAGAAGCAATGAATAAAATAGAAAGCCGTTTAGATGATTTAGGACCTATTAACTTAAATGCTTTAAATGATTACAGAGATGCAGAAGAAAGATATAAATTTTTAACAGACCAAAGAAATGATTTAGAAGGCTCTATTGATGATATAAACTCATTCATTCATGAAACAGATGAAGCAACAGTCAGAATGTTTGAAGAAACATTTAACTCTGTTAAAGATAAATTTGTAGAAGTATTTCATATATTATTTGGCAACGGGGAGGCGGAGCTTAAATTAACTGACCCTGATAATATGCTTATAAGTGGTGTGGAAATATATATCCAGCCTCCGGGCAAAAGATTACAGCACATGGGACTTTTATCAGGCGGAGAAAAAGCTCTTACTGCAATGACACTCTTATTTGCATTATTTTTACAAAGACCTACTCCATTCTGCTTTCTTGACGAAGTAGACGCACCGCTTGATGATGCGAATGTTGAAAGGTATGTTGGTATGGTAAAAGCACTCTCTGATAAAACTCAGTTTATACTTATTACTCATAACCATAATACTATGAGTATAGCAGACTCTATATATGGTGTTGCTATGCAGGAATATGGTGTATCTACAATACTGTCTGTTACATTAGAGCAGATGGCAAGAGCAGGCAGGTAG